A genome region from Sceloporus undulatus isolate JIND9_A2432 ecotype Alabama chromosome 1, SceUnd_v1.1, whole genome shotgun sequence includes the following:
- the SRSF12 gene encoding serine/arginine-rich splicing factor 12 isoform X1: MSRYTRPPNTSLFVRNVADATRPEDLRREFGRYGPVVDVYIPLDFYTRRPRGFAYIQFEDVRDAEDALYNLNRKWVCGRQIEIQFAQGDRKTPGQMKSKEHRQCSPMDYRRSRSRSRRRTRSRSSSWGWSRRHSDSFKESRRRRHSYSQSKSRSKSLPRHSSSPRRSITPQRNSSSRGRSRSKSTQRSSKYAEKSPSSSHRRRSSSRTKSRSHPKHSGSPTRSLSKSPRKHTNSSSRSYSRSFYQRNSNQSVSEED, from the exons ATGTCGCGCTACACGCGGCCTCCCAACACCTCGCTCTTCGTCAGGAACGTGGCCGACGCCACCAG GCCTGAGGATTTGCGTCGTGAATTTGGTCGGTATGGCCCTGTAGTAGACGTATACATTCCACTTGACTTCTACACAAGACGCCCAAGAGGATTTGCTTATATACA GTTTGAAGATGTTCGTGATGCAGAAGATGCTCTTTATAACCTCAATAGAAAGTGGGTATGTGGCCGGCAAATTGAAATACAGTTTGCACAAGGTGATCGCAAAA caCCAGGTCAGATGAAATCAAAAGAGCATCGTCAGTGTTCACCGATGGATTACAGACGCTCAAGAAGCCGCAGCCGAAGGAGAACACGTAGCAGAAGTTCTTCATGGGGCTGGAGCAGGAGACACTCTGACAGTTTTAAAGA GTCAAGGCGTAGACGACATTCTTACAGCCAGTCTAAGTCTCGGTCAAAATCTCTTCCAAGGCATTCAAGCTCACCAAGACGATCAATCACACCCCAAAGAAATTCTAGCTCTAGGGGAAGGTCACGATCAAAGTCCACCCAGAGAAGTTCAAAATATGCTGAAAAATCACCATCCAGTTCCCATCGAAGACGTTCCAGTTCAAGAACAAAGTCGCGATCTCATCCAAAACATTCAGGCTCGCCAACTAGATCTCTGTCTAAATCTCCACGGAAACATACTAATTCCAGTTCTCGTTCATATTCTCGGAGTTTCTATCAGAGAAACAGTAACCAGTCAGTATCTGAAGAAGATTAA
- the SRSF12 gene encoding serine/arginine-rich splicing factor 12 isoform X2 — translation MFEDVRDAEDALYNLNRKWVCGRQIEIQFAQGDRKTPGQMKSKEHRQCSPMDYRRSRSRSRRRTRSRSSSWGWSRRHSDSFKESRRRRHSYSQSKSRSKSLPRHSSSPRRSITPQRNSSSRGRSRSKSTQRSSKYAEKSPSSSHRRRSSSRTKSRSHPKHSGSPTRSLSKSPRKHTNSSSRSYSRSFYQRNSNQSVSEED, via the exons ATGTTTGAAGATGTTCGTGATGCAGAAGATGCTCTTTATAACCTCAATAGAAAGTGGGTATGTGGCCGGCAAATTGAAATACAGTTTGCACAAGGTGATCGCAAAA caCCAGGTCAGATGAAATCAAAAGAGCATCGTCAGTGTTCACCGATGGATTACAGACGCTCAAGAAGCCGCAGCCGAAGGAGAACACGTAGCAGAAGTTCTTCATGGGGCTGGAGCAGGAGACACTCTGACAGTTTTAAAGA GTCAAGGCGTAGACGACATTCTTACAGCCAGTCTAAGTCTCGGTCAAAATCTCTTCCAAGGCATTCAAGCTCACCAAGACGATCAATCACACCCCAAAGAAATTCTAGCTCTAGGGGAAGGTCACGATCAAAGTCCACCCAGAGAAGTTCAAAATATGCTGAAAAATCACCATCCAGTTCCCATCGAAGACGTTCCAGTTCAAGAACAAAGTCGCGATCTCATCCAAAACATTCAGGCTCGCCAACTAGATCTCTGTCTAAATCTCCACGGAAACATACTAATTCCAGTTCTCGTTCATATTCTCGGAGTTTCTATCAGAGAAACAGTAACCAGTCAGTATCTGAAGAAGATTAA